The genomic segment GTCCGCCACGAATTGCTCGTAACCTCTTCCCTGCGTGCGACGCTCCACCCTGGCGGCAGCTTCCTCGATGCCCTGAAGGAACAGCCGCCAGCTACGCGACACGAATTGCCTCTTCCTGCACGACCATCATGGCGTCCGGTTTGAGTGCCGTCCGCATCACGAGGTCGACCCGCCGAGCGAGCAGCTCCTCGAGCCGAAACTTCAGATCCATGTAGCCATCGAAGCCGGGTGGCTGGCTGAACTCGACGAGCAGGTCGACGTCGCTGGCGCCGTCAGCTTCGTCCCTGGCCACTGAGCCGACGACTGAAAGCGACAGGACCCCGTAGTCGCGACGCAGCTCATCGCCGTGCTCGCCCAAGACACGCAGCACTTCCGCACGCTTCATGGCCGCATTGTAGCAAGGTCCGCGAACGCAACGCGACC from the Candidatus Binatia bacterium genome contains:
- a CDS encoding nucleotidyltransferase family protein → MKRAEVLRVLGEHGDELRRDYGVLSLSVVGSVARDEADGASDVDLLVEFSQPPGFDGYMDLKFRLEELLARRVDLVMRTALKPDAMMVVQEEAIRVA